Proteins from a single region of Hermetia illucens chromosome 3, iHerIll2.2.curated.20191125, whole genome shotgun sequence:
- the LOC119651772 gene encoding CUE domain-containing protein 2 isoform X2, translated as MTNIEQQHEIVKNSLFEFVNLHIPGADLSVVDDIVLSYVISILEEASQDPYFDVDGFVEMMSAYFSDFSRIDPATICTWIFQLENELSKLTKTDNGDARNLSLNNLSLSDIIPEVKLRARPPSVSESTEPAQTHVKRVQHLSETSDGGSTDSSSCDFFSDECDVLQEMFPESSYLEVKHCITIAKGDIDSATQILLHRQETGQSLQANSSNLQGAKSATVIDDAELKNRIIARYSYVDKNAANREYKPVVPKVEPKKLVRYRDNKIVSLKGERYTEVRRDDEAELKKPKKPICP; from the exons ATGACAAACATTGAACAGCAGCACGAGATCGTGAAGAACAGCCTCTTCGAGTTTGTCAACCTACACATCCCCGGCGCGGACTTGAGTGTCGTGGACGACATTGTCCTGTCGTATGTGATCTCGATCCTAGAGGAGGCGTCCCAGGACCCATACTTCGATGTTGATGGATTTGTGGAGATGATGAGCGCCTACTTCTCGGATTTTTCGCGCATCGATCCGGCAACAATCTGCACCTGGATTTTCCAGCTGGAGAACGAGCTCTCCAAACTGACGAAAACGGACAACGGCGACGCGAGGAATTTGTCGTTAAA CAATCTCAGTTTATCCGACATCATCCCCGAGGTAAAACTGCGAGCCCGGCCACCGTCTGTTTCGGAGAGCaccgagccggcccaaacccaCGTAAAAAGGGTTCAACATCTGTCGGAGACTAGTGACGGAGGCTCCACAGATAGCTCAAGTTGTGATTTCTTTTCAGACGAATGTGATGTTCTCCAGGAAATGTTCCCAGAGAGTTCGTATTTAGAG GTTAAGCACTGCATTACTATTGCCAAAGGGGATATTGATAGTGCCACACAGATCCTGCTGCATCGCCAGGAAACCGGACAGAGTTTGCAAGCAAACTCGAGCAACTTACAAGGAGCCAAGAGTGCAACCGTTATCGACGACGCCGAATTGAAAAATCGCATTATTGCAAG gTACTCTTACGTCGACAAGAACGCAGCGAACCGTGAGTATAAACCGGTCGTACCAAAAGTCGAACCAAAAAAATTGGTTCGTTATCGTGATAATAAAATCGTTTCATTGAAAGGGGAACGTTATACTGAAGTTCGTCGTGACGATGAAGCTGAgttaaaaaaacccaaaaagccAATTTGTCCGTAA
- the LOC119651772 gene encoding CUE domain-containing protein 2 isoform X1, which produces MQMTNIEQQHEIVKNSLFEFVNLHIPGADLSVVDDIVLSYVISILEEASQDPYFDVDGFVEMMSAYFSDFSRIDPATICTWIFQLENELSKLTKTDNGDARNLSLNNLSLSDIIPEVKLRARPPSVSESTEPAQTHVKRVQHLSETSDGGSTDSSSCDFFSDECDVLQEMFPESSYLEVKHCITIAKGDIDSATQILLHRQETGQSLQANSSNLQGAKSATVIDDAELKNRIIARYSYVDKNAANREYKPVVPKVEPKKLVRYRDNKIVSLKGERYTEVRRDDEAELKKPKKPICP; this is translated from the exons ATGCAGATGACAAACATTGAACAGCAGCACGAGATCGTGAAGAACAGCCTCTTCGAGTTTGTCAACCTACACATCCCCGGCGCGGACTTGAGTGTCGTGGACGACATTGTCCTGTCGTATGTGATCTCGATCCTAGAGGAGGCGTCCCAGGACCCATACTTCGATGTTGATGGATTTGTGGAGATGATGAGCGCCTACTTCTCGGATTTTTCGCGCATCGATCCGGCAACAATCTGCACCTGGATTTTCCAGCTGGAGAACGAGCTCTCCAAACTGACGAAAACGGACAACGGCGACGCGAGGAATTTGTCGTTAAA CAATCTCAGTTTATCCGACATCATCCCCGAGGTAAAACTGCGAGCCCGGCCACCGTCTGTTTCGGAGAGCaccgagccggcccaaacccaCGTAAAAAGGGTTCAACATCTGTCGGAGACTAGTGACGGAGGCTCCACAGATAGCTCAAGTTGTGATTTCTTTTCAGACGAATGTGATGTTCTCCAGGAAATGTTCCCAGAGAGTTCGTATTTAGAG GTTAAGCACTGCATTACTATTGCCAAAGGGGATATTGATAGTGCCACACAGATCCTGCTGCATCGCCAGGAAACCGGACAGAGTTTGCAAGCAAACTCGAGCAACTTACAAGGAGCCAAGAGTGCAACCGTTATCGACGACGCCGAATTGAAAAATCGCATTATTGCAAG gTACTCTTACGTCGACAAGAACGCAGCGAACCGTGAGTATAAACCGGTCGTACCAAAAGTCGAACCAAAAAAATTGGTTCGTTATCGTGATAATAAAATCGTTTCATTGAAAGGGGAACGTTATACTGAAGTTCGTCGTGACGATGAAGCTGAgttaaaaaaacccaaaaagccAATTTGTCCGTAA